Genomic segment of Shinella zoogloeoides:
TGCTCGAACTGGCTGTAGCTGATCGGCGCGACGGATTGCCAGCCGGCGATCAGGTTCTGGATGAAAAGCACGGCTATGAAAGCCACCACCCAGTACCAGATGTTGTATTCGGTCTTCCTTTCCATGCCGCTTGTCCCTTTCACTGGCGCCCGAGCCGCGCCCTGATCCGCTCGAGCAGCGCCAGCAGGGCGCGCCTTTCGTCCGCCGACAGATCCTGCAGGATTTCATCTTCGAGCGCCGATTGCCGCGGCGCGAGTTCCTTCAGCATCGCCCGGGCCTTCGACGTTGCCGTGACGATCTGCGCCCGCCTGTCGTCGGGCGAGGGCGACCGCTCGACCCAGCCGCCCCGGACCATGCGATCGACGAGCTGGCCGGCTGTGGCCTGGCCGACCTCCAGCAGGTCGGCCAGATCGCCGATGGTCAGCCCAGGCGCATCCTCGACATGCGCCGCCGCCATCCAGGACAGGCGGGTCAGGCCGCTGCCGCGGATGTCTTGGTCGATCCGCTGCTGGATGAGCTGCGCGACCCGGTGGATCGTCGTCCCGATCAGCGCGATGTCCGAAGAGATCATGGTTATCCCTCCTCCGATTGCATGGTACACAGGAGAAACCGCCCCCCATCCAAAACGCAATGCACCCATCATACATGCTTGCATAATAAATGGAACGGCCTATCTTGATAGGCGTTCTCCGAACCCACATCCGGCCGGCACCGTTGCCCGGTCCCTCCTTGCCGACGGTTCGGGGGTATCGATCAGCAACAGGAGGCCAGCAATGCTCTACCCGACATATCTGCGCCGCAGCGATCCCTTTGCGCTGATGCGCTCCATGATGCGCGATCTCGACCGCGGTTTCTGGCCGCCGTCCCGCGCGGCGTTCCCGGCGGTAAATGTCTGGCAAGGCCCTGAGGCCGTTGCAGTCACCGCTGAACTTCCGGGCATCGAACCTGACGACATTGAAATTTCGGTCAAGGACAACGTCCTGACGCTGTCGGGCGAACGCAAGGCGCCCGAGGTTCCCGACGGTGCGCGCTGGCACCGCAACGAACGCGTTTACGGCAGGTTTTCCCGCGCGATCCGGCTGCCGTTCGTGGCCTCGGATGACAAGGTCGAGGCGAGGATGGCGAACGGCGTATTGTGGATCGTTATCTCGCGGCCCGAGGAAACGAAGCCGAAGAAAATCGAGATCAAGGCAGCCTGACAGGAGCTGGAACGATGAGCACCGACATCTCGCAAGCCGCCGAAAAGACGCCGACCGACTCGCCTGAGACCACCGGCGGCGGACGCATCTACCGCCCGTCGACCGATATCGTCGAGACCGATCAGGGTTTCTCCATGATGCTTGAAATGCCTGGGGTCGCCGCCGATGCGATCGAAATCACGCTCGAAAATCGTGTGTTGACGATCCGCGGCAAGGTTGACCCGGTGCGGCCGAAAAACCTCGAACTTGCCTATGCCGAATATGGCGAGGGCGATTTCGAGCGTGCCTTCACGCTTTCCGAGGACTTCGACCCCGACAGGATCGAAGCCGAGATGCGAGGAGGCGTCCTAACTTTAACGCTCCCCCGGGCCCCTGAAGCGCAGCCGAAAAGGATCGCCGTCAAGGGCGCCTGAAAACCGAAGGAGACCATATCATGCAGATCAAAGACCTCATCCCCTGGGCGCGCAAGGACGGCGCGCCAGACGCCAAGAGCAGCGAAGACAACCCGATCGCGACACTCCAGCGCGAAATGAACCATGTGTTCGAGAACTTTTGGAACCGGGTCGGTCAGTTCGAATGGCCCTGGGGCAGCGGCGAAGCCAAATCCGACATGGTCGAGACCGACAACGCGATCGAAGTGTCGATCGAGCTGCCGGGCATGGAGATGAAGGACATCGAGGTGACGGTCAACGATGACATGTTGACTGTGAAGGGGGAGAAGAATATCGAGCGCCAGGTGGAGAAGAAGGGGTATTACCTGTCCGAGCGCAGCTACGGCGCAATCTACCGGACAATTCCGCTCCCTCCCGGTGTGGATGGCGAAAAGGCGCAGGCATCCTTCAAGAACGGGGTTCTGACGATCAAGCTGCCCCAGACACCCGAGGCGCAGGCGAAGATCAAGCGCATCGATGTCAAGAACGGCTGATTTGCCACATTGGGTGTCGCCGGTTTGCGGCGTCCGCTCAGCTCCGTTTGATATCACGCCGTCTGGTGAGCCCCGGGGAGCCTGTTTCTCCAGGGCGGCTTTCGAGGGGGAATGATGAAAGACCTGAAACGATCCGGGCTAACCCGTGAACAATGGTCGGCGATGACGCTCTACGAGAAGTTCGAACAGGTCGTCATTTTCGTCCTCAGCGCCATCATTGCGGTTATCGTCGTGGCGTCGGTTTGGGCGCTGATGCGCGAGGTCGTGAACCGGTTGGTCTTGGGAGCGTTCGACACGCTCGACTACGCCACCTTCCAGGTGGTGTTCGGAATGATCTTCACCGTTGTAATTGCGCTCGAGTTCAAGCGCTCCCTTCTTGTGGCGACAGAACGCAGCTTCGGCATTCTCCAGGTCCGCACGATCGTGCTGATCGCGCTCCTCGCGATCGCGCGCAAATTTATCATCCTCGACCTTGGCGAGACGGAGCCAGCCAAGATGGCCGCCCTCGCGGGCGCGGCGCTTGCGCTCGGCGCTGTCCACTGGCTGGTGCGCGATCAGGACCGGCGCGAACTCGGAGGCCACGAGACACGATGACCGCGGCCTCCGCCAGCCACCGCCTGCTCAATTTCGTGCAATCGGCGCTGCTGCTCGGGCTCATGGCCGCGATTGCCTGGATCTCGGTGACAGCGGTCGTCGGACCCGAGACCGGTCTCCTCATGGCGCTCGCGATGGTCGGGGGGCTCCTGTTTGCGCCCGCGCTGCCACGCCGGCTGCTCCTCTCGGCCTATCAGGCGCAGTGGCTCACCGGTCGTGATGCCCCCGATCTCGTCGCGGCCCTGGCCGAACTCGCCCGCAGGGCCGGGCTGCAGCGCGCGCCGGCGCTTTATCGCGTGCCGAGCCGGCTGCCGAACGCACGCTGCCTCGGGCGTCTCCTGAGCGAAAGCGGTGGCGATGAAGGCCGAGACGACCCTGCGCCCGCTCTTGCCGGCGTGGGCCAACACGTTCCTCATGAAGTGGACGCGGGGGCTGTTGAAGAACTCATATTCCTATGAAGGCGGTCCTCAGCAAATTGTTGCACTGATAGGCTGACCCAAGAACCTGAGGTCGCTGCCCGGCGATCTACCGGGGCGCTTTTCTTGATAAATGGAGCGCCAGATAAGGCTCCAGAATAATAAAAAGGCGGCGGCAAGCCGCTTCAGGTTGATCGCCATAGCGGTCAGGAAGGACTGGATGCGCATGTTCTCCAGGCCGCGGCGCACAGCCCGTGCGAGACCATGCCAGGATTTCGCCTCGCCATGGAAACCTTCCGAACGCCAGCGATGCCGACGATACAGGCGCTTTTCCTCTTTCCCCCAACGGTCACGTTTCCGCCGTGCTCGAAGAAGTGCGGGATAATCGTTGACGATGACCACAGCTTTAGTCACGCGCGAGGGGGACAGGCAGATCGCCGCAAGGTCGCAACCCTTGCAGTCCCTGGCTTTCGAAGCGAAGAAGCGCCCATATGCGACCTTGGTTCGGTTCGGGCGCAGAATCTTGCCGCGTAGGCATTTTACGATATCGTGGTGGGCGTCATATCTGAATCGGCGCAAAGGGACCTTGCTGCGAATAGGCTCTGCCTTGGTTGGGATCACAGCACTGATCTTGCGCTCCTCCAGCCCGCCAAACACCTTGCCATAGGCATATCCCGCATCGGCGGTCGCTAACGTTATGGCCACCCCTGTCGTTTGCGCAGCAGTGTCGAGCCGAGACAGTATATGATCGCCTTCATTCGCCTCGCCGGTTGTGACGTCGATCTCGACAATGACGCCACATTCGTCATCGACTACACCATGCTGCTTGTAGGAGGGCTCAAGACGTCTGTTTGGGGGCGGAACAAGGTCTGTTCAAAATCCTGCGCTAAGCTCGAACGAACCCTGAACATCACGCGGCGCGGAGGATTTTTCTGGCAAGCCGCAAGGGCCTGAAGCCTTCGGACATCTGCTGCTCGGTGTCCCAGGAATAGATGCCGGTGAGATTTATGTGCTCCCAACTGAGGGGCGAGACGTGTTTCAGCAACTCGTCGGGGATATTTCGGCCTTGCTGGCGCAGATGAGCCGTTGCCCGGCTGAGATAGACGGTGTTCCAATGGACGATGGCGCTGACCACCAGGTTGAGACCGGAAGCTCGGAAGGCCTGGCTGTCAAAGGAGCGATCACGGATCTCGCCGCGCTCATGGAAAAAGACGGCGCGTTTGAGCTTGTGAGCGGCCTCGCCCTTGTTGAGCCCGGCCTGGCAACGCCGACGCAGTGCCGGGCTGGAATACCACTCGATCATGAACAGGGTGCGCTCGATGCGGCCGAGTTCGCGCAATGCTTTGGCCAGATCGCTGGACTTCGACGATGCGGAGAACTTCTTGAGGATCGCCGACGGCGCGACGGTGCGCGTCGTGATCGACGCGGCAAGGCGCAGGAGTTCGTCCCAATGGTCCATGATGAGGGCGGTGTTGATCGGCACGCCGATATGATTTGCCAGCGCCGGATAGATATCGGCCTTCTCGAAGGTGTGCAGTTTCCGGTCCTTGATATTGCGAAGGCGCGGCGCGAAGCGCTTGCCGATCAGGCAGAACAGCGCAAAAACATGATCGCTGGCGCCGCCGGTATCGGTGAACAGCTCTTCGATCTCCAGAACCGTGTCGTGGTCGAACAGGCCGTCGAGCACATAGACGGCCTCGCTTTCGGTCGGGCTGATCGGCAGGATGCTGTAATAGCCGTATTGGTCGGAAAGCCCGCTGTAGAACTTCGAGCCCGGCTCGCTGCCATAATGCAGGTTGATGTCGCTGCGCCCTGCGGCCCGGTCACTGGCGCGGAAGAATTGCCCATCGGATGAGGCTGTCGTTCCGTCGCCCCAGATTTGCGCATGCGGATGGCGGGTATGGGCATCAGTGACGCAGGCCTGCGCGGCCCGATAGGTTTCGGAGCGGGCATGGAAGCTGCGCATCCAGCCGATCTGGTGGGCGCTGATCCCCTTCGACGCCCCGGCCATGCGTTTCGGGCCGAGATTCGTGCCATCGGCAAGCACGCCGGCCAGCATGGCGGCGATGTTTTGCGGCGCATCTCCCGTCCGGACATGGGTGAACTGGTCGGCAAACCCGGTCCACTCATGCACTTCCCGCAGGAGATCGGGCACCTCGACCAGAGGATACATCTCCGTGATTTCGGCATTGATGGCTTCCGCCGCGGCGGGAATATCGCTGGTATGCGGCGTCACGATCAGCGTGCCGTTTTCCATCCTGACGCCATCGAGCTTGCCGAAACGGGCGCGCCAGGCCAGCCGTTTGAGGTTGACGTCCATCATCTCCCGGACGTCCGCGAGCCAGGCAGCGCAGTCGGTCTGGACACCGAGGCCAAGCTGATCTCGCTCCTTCAGGGCGACAAAGGTTGGCTTCGGCATGAGATCTTCGTCTATCGGCCGGAATGACCGGCTGCCCTCGACCCACACATCGCGCGAATGCAGCCGGTCCCGTAAATGAGCGAAGGTGGCGATTTCATAAAGCCGCCGATCCGGCTTGCCATCCTCGAAGACCAGTTTCCTTTCGTTCGCACCCAGATGGCCGACCGGCACATGATCCGGCAGAACACGGCGTCCCTCCACATAAAGCATTTTCAGGGTCGCGACCGCCGCAAGCAGCGGATCGTGCCGACGGCGCGAGCGGAACGTGAATGCCTGAAGGAAAGCGCCGGCAAACTTGCGGATGTTTCCATGTTGCTCGACCGCCAGCACCAGCGGCGAAGCGTTGGCGCTCTCCACCATCGCCTCGAGACCGGGCTTGATCTGCAGCAGCCGATGCCAGCCGACTTGCCGGTTTACCGTCTCGATCGCATCTTCATCGGCATCATTGGCGGCCTGCAAGGCAACGATCGTGTCGAGGAACAGTCGCAGCGCCTTGGACGTTTCCATGCGGGCGTTCATGTGACGCTGCTTTCTCCGGTTGTTCGCCTGGGAGAACAGCCGGCCCATCAGCTTGATGAACATGGTCATTGCATCGTCGGTGAGCTTCTGGCCGAGCTTGATAATCTGCACCACGATCGTCGCACGCCGGCGGCTGGCGCCAAATTCGCCGGCGAGCCAGGCCGGTGCTGCATCACCTTCCCGGACCATCTGGTCCCATCGTCCGGAGGGGATGCGGGCCTGTAAGCGTGGATCGATCCCGAGCGAACGCAGGAACATGATACGCTCCGTCAAACCGACCAAATTCCCCGCTCCCGGTGCATCGGGCGCGGAACGCAGCCAGTGAAAGCGCGTCTGACCTATTGCAGGATCAACGTCCAGCAGGGCATCGAGGGCTTCGAGCTTGTCCGGATCGAGATCCGAGATCAGCGCGGCCTCGGCACGGCGGCGGGCGATTGCGCGCGCTGCCAACCCCATGCGCTCGATCATGGTCACCACCGGCAGCAGAACCCGGCGCTCCCGATACATGGTGATGATTGCGTTTGCGATCACCGCTCCCTTGTCGGCCGTTGAAGCTGTTTCGATAGCTGCCAGGAGCGCCGCGCGTCGATCCTCGCCTGTCGGGCTTCTCATTTCGAGATAGCCCAACAGGCGCGCGACGTGGTTCATGCGTGTTTCTTCGCGGCGAGCATACAATTCGAATGACGCCGGGTCGGCTCCGACTTGCTCAGCAACATGGTTGAGCATCGGCATGGGAAGGGCTTCGTTGGCAGTAAGCGCACGGCCGGGATAACGCATCAGGCAGAGCTGCAGCGCAAATCCCAGCCGGTTATGCTCGCGACGGCGAACCTCGATTTCGAGTCGATCTGCCGGGGACAGGGAATAATGACGGATCAGACTGTCTTCGTCAGTTGGAATACCGAAAAGCTCTTGTCGATCATGAGGCTTGAGAAGCGTCCGCCAGGCCACCGTTCTTACTCCTTACAATATGCGCTGGTGGCCAAACCTCTGTCCGGAAACGGACGATTGCGTACAGGGGCAAAACACCCTGTCCACAAATTATCTTGACACATTTATGAACAGAGGCGATATTTTGGACAGCCTATTCGGACAAAATTGCCCTCATGCCACGCACCTTCGCCTATGTCCGCGTCTCCACGACCGGCCAGACGACCGAGAACCAGATTCAGGAAATCGAAGCCGCCGGCTTCCAGGTCGAACCGCGCCGGATCGTCACCGAGACGGTTTCCGGCAGCACCGCCATCGCGCAACGCCGCGGCTTTTCCCAGCTCATGGACAAGCTGGAATCCGGCGATATTCTGATCGTGACAAAACTCGACCGCCTCGGCCGCGATGCGATCGACGTCAGCACCACCGTCAGAACACTGGCCGAATTGGGCGTGCGCGTCTATTGCCTCGCGCTCGGCGGCGCCGACCTCACCGGCTCGGCCGGCACCATAACCATGAATGTGCTCAATGCCGTCGCCCAATTCGAGCGGGATTTGCTGATCGAGCGGACGCAATCCGGTCTCAAGCGCGCCAAGTCGGAAGGCAAGACCCTCGGCCGACCCTTCACGCTCAGCGATGAACAGAAGCAGGGTGTCCGCAACGATCTCGCGAAGGGCATGAGCGTTTCGGCGATAGCAAGGAAATTCGCGACCAGCCGGCAGACCATTATGCGGGTTCGCGACGAGGGTTCACGGTCCGTTCGACCTTAGCGCAGGATTTTGAACAGACCTTGTTCCGACCCCCGATTGCCGCTCTTGCCGTGTGTAGCCATAAAAACATGAATTTTGCAATCATGTTATTTTGCGCCCGTCCGACTTGGCGCGCTTGAGGCCAGATTGCGTCCGCTCGATCAGCAAATCCCTTTCGGGCCGGGCGACTGCGTTGAGCAGGTTCATGGTCGGCGTATCGACTTGCATCGGCCACGCGCAGGCTCCGCTCAGGCATTTCGCTCGACCGATACCGAAAAGAAACGAAGAATATCCACCCGCATGGCGGGGCAGAGCGAACATGTGCTTGCAGTCTTTGAATTTGTTCTACAGACTGGCCTGAATTTGGGGGGGCTGGTCTATTGGCTGACCGCATCGGGGGGGAAACGCAACCAGCCTTACCGGCATTTCCAGGAATATGACACGGCATGTGCCCAGCTCGTTTGAACCAAGACCTTGCCCGTGGTTTCATTATTCCGATCGGAGGTGGAGAGGACCGCGTCAAGGAACAGCATATCCACCGCCGCTTCGTGGAACTGTCGGGTGGCGGGGATGCCGATATCGTCGTGATTCCGACGGCGTCGGAGCTGGAGACGACCGGCCGGGACTACAACCGGATCTTCCGCGATCTCGGTGCTGCGGAGGTGGATTTCCTGCCGATCAGCCGCCGTGCCGATTGCGACAACCCCCGTTATCTCGACATGCTCGACCGGGCGACCGGAATCTTCCTGACCGGCGGCAACCAACTGCGCCTGTCGACGATCCTCGGCGGTACCGGCATCGCCCAGAAGATCCGCCGCCGCAACGCCGCCGGCGTCGCGGTCGCGGGCACGTCGGCGGGCGCGTCGATCATGTCCGAACACATGATCGCGGGCGGTGACAGCAATTCCTCGCCCGCCGAGGGGAGGGTAAGCCTGGCGCCGGGCATCGGTCTGACCAATGCGGTGATCATCGACCAGCATTTCACCGAGCGGAACCGGCTGGGCCGGCTTTTGACGGCGTCCTCCTACAATCCGTTCCTGATCGGTCTCGGCATCGACGAGGATACGGCCGCCTTTATCGGTCCCGACGGCGTCTTCGAGGTCGTCGGATCGGGCACGGTGACCGTGGTCGACGCCTCGGGCCTGACGCACTCCTCGATGTGGGAGGCCTCGCGCGGCGAGGCACTGACCCTGCTCGGGCTGAAGATCGATGTGATGGGGGAGGGTTGTCGCTACGATCTCGTGGGGCGGCACGCCTATCCACCGGATGAACACGCGGCGTTCTGCACGCTGCCAAACGAAAAGGTCACGACGAACTGACCGCGCTATGAGGGAGGAACTCCGCAATGAAGATCGTTTCGAAAAACGTGTTTGTCGGTCCAAACGTATGGGCGGGATTTCCCGTCATCCGCTACGTCATTGACCTGGGAGTTCTGGAAGAGTGGCCATCGGCGAGGATCGGGGAGGATTGGATCAATGCGCTTGTCGAGGCCCTTCCGGGGCTGCATGAGCATGGCTGCTCCTACCGCGAGCCGGGCGGTTTCATTCGCCGTCTGAGAGAGGGCGAGGGCACATGGCTCGGCCATGTCGCCGAACATGTCGCGCTGGAGATACAGGGCGTCGCCGGGTCCGAGGTCACCTTTGGCCGCACCCGGTCAACCGGGGTGCCGGGCCAGTACAACCTCGTCTATCAATACCATCAGCGCGATGTCGGGCTCGAGGCCGGGCAACTGGCGATCCGGCTGCTAATGCATCTCCTGCCCGACCACCTCAAGTCGCAGGTCGAATACGAGTTCGACCCCGAATTCGATTTTCCCGACGAGTTGAAGAGCTTCGTCCTGATGGCGCAGCGCAAGGAATTCGGCCCCTCGACCGGTTCGCTGGTCAAGGCCGCGGAGGATCGCGACATTCCGTGGATCCGGCTCAACAACAACTCGCTGGTGCAGTTCGGTCACGGCAAGTTCCAGCAACGCATTCAGGCGACGATCACCAGCGAGACCAAGCATATCGCGGTGGAGATTTCCTGCGACAAGGAAGACACCCACAACATGCTGAGCGACCTCGGCCTGCCGGTGCCCCAGCAGCGTCTGGCCTATTCGCCGGCCCAGGCCGTCCGGGAGGCAGGCCGCATCGGTTATCCGGTCGTCGTCAAGCCGCTCGATGGCAATCACGGGCGCGGGGTTTCGATCAACCTGACCGAGGACGCACAGGTGGAGACCGCCTTCCACGAGGCCAAGGCGCACTCCAAGAGCCGCGGCATTCTCGTCGAGAGCTTCGTCACCGGCATGGATCACCGCATGCTGGTGGTGAATGGCGAACTGGTCGCGGCGGCCAAGCGTGTTCCCGGCCATGTCGTCGGCGACGGCAGGCATACGATCGCCGAACTGATCGAGATCGTCAATTCCGATCCGCGCCGGGGCATCGGGCATGAGAAGGTGCTGACGAATCTGGAGCTC
This window contains:
- a CDS encoding phosphate-starvation-inducible PsiE family protein, translated to MKDLKRSGLTREQWSAMTLYEKFEQVVIFVLSAIIAVIVVASVWALMREVVNRLVLGAFDTLDYATFQVVFGMIFTVVIALEFKRSLLVATERSFGILQVRTIVLIALLAIARKFIILDLGETEPAKMAALAGAALALGAVHWLVRDQDRRELGGHETR
- a CDS encoding M48 family metalloprotease, translating into MTAASASHRLLNFVQSALLLGLMAAIAWISVTAVVGPETGLLMALAMVGGLLFAPALPRRLLLSAYQAQWLTGRDAPDLVAALAELARRAGLQRAPALYRVPSRLPNARCLGRLLSESGGDEGRDDPAPALAGVGQHVPHEVDAGAVEELIFL
- a CDS encoding Hsp20/alpha crystallin family protein, which translates into the protein MSTDISQAAEKTPTDSPETTGGGRIYRPSTDIVETDQGFSMMLEMPGVAADAIEITLENRVLTIRGKVDPVRPKNLELAYAEYGEGDFERAFTLSEDFDPDRIEAEMRGGVLTLTLPRAPEAQPKRIAVKGA
- a CDS encoding Hsp20/alpha crystallin family protein, producing MQIKDLIPWARKDGAPDAKSSEDNPIATLQREMNHVFENFWNRVGQFEWPWGSGEAKSDMVETDNAIEVSIELPGMEMKDIEVTVNDDMLTVKGEKNIERQVEKKGYYLSERSYGAIYRTIPLPPGVDGEKAQASFKNGVLTIKLPQTPEAQAKIKRIDVKNG
- a CDS encoding MarR family winged helix-turn-helix transcriptional regulator, translated to MISSDIALIGTTIHRVAQLIQQRIDQDIRGSGLTRLSWMAAAHVEDAPGLTIGDLADLLEVGQATAGQLVDRMVRGGWVERSPSPDDRRAQIVTATSKARAMLKELAPRQSALEDEILQDLSADERRALLALLERIRARLGRQ
- a CDS encoding Hsp20/alpha crystallin family protein, whose product is MLYPTYLRRSDPFALMRSMMRDLDRGFWPPSRAAFPAVNVWQGPEAVAVTAELPGIEPDDIEISVKDNVLTLSGERKAPEVPDGARWHRNERVYGRFSRAIRLPFVASDDKVEARMANGVLWIVISRPEETKPKKIEIKAA
- a CDS encoding recombinase family protein, translating into MPRTFAYVRVSTTGQTTENQIQEIEAAGFQVEPRRIVTETVSGSTAIAQRRGFSQLMDKLESGDILIVTKLDRLGRDAIDVSTTVRTLAELGVRVYCLALGGADLTGSAGTITMNVLNAVAQFERDLLIERTQSGLKRAKSEGKTLGRPFTLSDEQKQGVRNDLAKGMSVSAIARKFATSRQTIMRVRDEGSRSVRP
- a CDS encoding Tn3 family transposase; translated protein: MAWRTLLKPHDRQELFGIPTDEDSLIRHYSLSPADRLEIEVRRREHNRLGFALQLCLMRYPGRALTANEALPMPMLNHVAEQVGADPASFELYARREETRMNHVARLLGYLEMRSPTGEDRRAALLAAIETASTADKGAVIANAIITMYRERRVLLPVVTMIERMGLAARAIARRRAEAALISDLDPDKLEALDALLDVDPAIGQTRFHWLRSAPDAPGAGNLVGLTERIMFLRSLGIDPRLQARIPSGRWDQMVREGDAAPAWLAGEFGASRRRATIVVQIIKLGQKLTDDAMTMFIKLMGRLFSQANNRRKQRHMNARMETSKALRLFLDTIVALQAANDADEDAIETVNRQVGWHRLLQIKPGLEAMVESANASPLVLAVEQHGNIRKFAGAFLQAFTFRSRRRHDPLLAAVATLKMLYVEGRRVLPDHVPVGHLGANERKLVFEDGKPDRRLYEIATFAHLRDRLHSRDVWVEGSRSFRPIDEDLMPKPTFVALKERDQLGLGVQTDCAAWLADVREMMDVNLKRLAWRARFGKLDGVRMENGTLIVTPHTSDIPAAAEAINAEITEMYPLVEVPDLLREVHEWTGFADQFTHVRTGDAPQNIAAMLAGVLADGTNLGPKRMAGASKGISAHQIGWMRSFHARSETYRAAQACVTDAHTRHPHAQIWGDGTTASSDGQFFRASDRAAGRSDINLHYGSEPGSKFYSGLSDQYGYYSILPISPTESEAVYVLDGLFDHDTVLEIEELFTDTGGASDHVFALFCLIGKRFAPRLRNIKDRKLHTFEKADIYPALANHIGVPINTALIMDHWDELLRLAASITTRTVAPSAILKKFSASSKSSDLAKALRELGRIERTLFMIEWYSSPALRRRCQAGLNKGEAAHKLKRAVFFHERGEIRDRSFDSQAFRASGLNLVVSAIVHWNTVYLSRATAHLRQQGRNIPDELLKHVSPLSWEHINLTGIYSWDTEQQMSEGFRPLRLARKILRAA
- a CDS encoding cyanophycinase is translated as MCPARLNQDLARGFIIPIGGGEDRVKEQHIHRRFVELSGGGDADIVVIPTASELETTGRDYNRIFRDLGAAEVDFLPISRRADCDNPRYLDMLDRATGIFLTGGNQLRLSTILGGTGIAQKIRRRNAAGVAVAGTSAGASIMSEHMIAGGDSNSSPAEGRVSLAPGIGLTNAVIIDQHFTERNRLGRLLTASSYNPFLIGLGIDEDTAAFIGPDGVFEVVGSGTVTVVDASGLTHSSMWEASRGEALTLLGLKIDVMGEGCRYDLVGRHAYPPDEHAAFCTLPNEKVTTN